In Salinirussus salinus, the following proteins share a genomic window:
- a CDS encoding DUF5615 family PIN-like protein, translated as MRILADANVPAEYVAALRGDGHEVRYSRDVAAIGPEAPDDTLVEFAETEDFAILSTDVKDFAEVDATAPVFVAPQGMTGGAVRTAVARIEAMEFDPAETEPLWLSSL; from the coding sequence ATGCGGATCCTGGCAGACGCGAACGTTCCTGCTGAATACGTCGCCGCGCTCCGTGGCGACGGACACGAGGTCAGATACAGCCGCGATGTGGCTGCGATCGGACCCGAGGCACCCGACGACACTCTCGTCGAATTCGCGGAGACAGAGGATTTTGCCATCCTCTCGACCGACGTGAAAGACTTCGCCGAGGTGGACGCGACGGCTCCGGTTTTCGTCGCTCCGCAGGGGATGACCGGTGGAGCGGTTCGGACCGCCGTCGCGCGCATCGAGGCGATGGAGTTCGACCCCGCGGAGACAGAACCGCTCTGGCTGTCTTCCCTTTGA
- a CDS encoding MutS-related protein: MRLEDYWGVGPKTRELLAESLGVEAAIDAIERGDVRALTDAGLPRGRATRVLRHAHGGAAMDLLATPDARDVYKSILDIAGGYAVTADARDRIRVLTPLSDREAMEARLDDVLTARDTWADLPEVDREAVLAAFEDYDSGGGRRAAVEAALALKETGVDSGVFAPLADLDAGTLEDAAAALAGLGESGVGEGADDRLDGLRKQLGAVEDMAATPGQVVERVGEGVRGTEELRDAFAREVTDETGVDAARVREAMATDAADARAFVGETLRSLSDDLRTAVDEREREVREELEGTLEEAEESVEQAVSAVDGVAFDVSLARFALAFELTRPTLVDRDVTAVADARNLFLVDAGEKTQPVTYAVGDHDLAVPRATVPPRHRVAVLTGANSGGKTTLLETLCQVQLLAQMGLPVPASAAEVGPVDAVVFHRRHASFNAGVLESTLRSVVPPLSEGGRTLMLVDEFEAITEPGSAADLLHGLVTLTVDSDALGVFVTHLADDLEPLPEEARVDGIFAEGLTPALELDVDYQPRFGTVGRSTPEFIVSRLVADATDRAERASYETLAEAVGESAVQRTLADARWQS, from the coding sequence ATGCGACTGGAGGATTACTGGGGCGTCGGGCCCAAGACCCGCGAGTTGCTCGCGGAGAGTCTGGGGGTGGAGGCGGCCATCGACGCCATCGAGCGCGGCGACGTACGGGCGCTGACCGACGCCGGACTCCCGCGCGGGCGGGCGACGCGGGTCCTCCGGCACGCCCACGGCGGTGCGGCGATGGACCTGCTCGCCACGCCGGACGCCCGGGACGTCTACAAGTCGATCCTCGACATCGCGGGCGGGTACGCCGTCACCGCCGACGCCCGCGACCGGATCCGGGTTCTCACCCCGCTGTCCGACCGCGAGGCCATGGAGGCCCGGCTGGACGACGTCCTCACCGCCCGGGATACCTGGGCCGACCTGCCGGAGGTCGACCGCGAGGCGGTGCTCGCGGCCTTCGAGGACTACGACAGCGGCGGCGGCCGGCGCGCGGCCGTCGAGGCGGCACTCGCGCTCAAGGAGACGGGCGTCGACTCCGGCGTGTTCGCCCCGCTGGCCGACCTGGACGCGGGAACGCTCGAGGACGCGGCCGCGGCCCTCGCCGGGCTCGGCGAGTCGGGCGTCGGCGAGGGGGCCGACGACCGCCTCGACGGACTCCGCAAACAGTTGGGAGCCGTCGAGGACATGGCAGCCACGCCCGGGCAGGTGGTCGAGCGCGTCGGCGAGGGGGTCCGGGGGACCGAGGAACTCCGGGACGCCTTCGCCCGCGAGGTGACCGACGAGACCGGCGTCGACGCCGCCCGGGTCCGCGAGGCGATGGCGACCGACGCCGCCGACGCCCGCGCGTTCGTCGGCGAGACGCTCCGGAGCCTCTCCGACGACCTCCGGACCGCCGTCGACGAGCGCGAGCGCGAGGTGCGCGAGGAACTGGAGGGGACACTCGAAGAGGCCGAGGAGTCCGTCGAGCAGGCCGTCTCGGCGGTCGACGGGGTCGCCTTCGACGTCTCGCTGGCCCGCTTCGCGCTGGCCTTCGAGCTGACCCGGCCGACGCTGGTCGACCGCGACGTTACGGCCGTCGCCGACGCCCGGAACCTCTTTCTGGTCGACGCCGGCGAGAAGACACAGCCGGTCACCTACGCCGTCGGCGACCACGACCTGGCGGTCCCGCGGGCGACCGTCCCGCCGCGCCACCGCGTGGCCGTGCTCACCGGCGCGAACAGCGGGGGGAAGACGACGCTGCTGGAGACGCTGTGTCAGGTCCAGCTGCTCGCACAGATGGGACTTCCCGTCCCCGCCAGCGCGGCGGAGGTCGGCCCCGTCGACGCCGTCGTCTTCCACCGCCGGCATGCGAGCTTCAACGCCGGGGTGCTGGAGTCGACGCTGCGGTCGGTGGTGCCACCGCTCAGCGAGGGCGGGCGGACGCTGATGCTCGTCGACGAGTTCGAGGCGATCACCGAGCCGGGCAGCGCCGCGGACCTGTTGCACGGGCTGGTGACGCTGACCGTCGACAGCGACGCTCTGGGGGTGTTCGTCACCCACCTCGCGGACGATCTCGAGCCCCTGCCCGAGGAAGCGCGGGTCGACGGCATCTTCGCCGAGGGGCTGACTCCGGCGCTGGAACTCGACGTCGACTACCAGCCCCGCTTCGGGACGGTCGGCCGGTCGACCCCGGAGTTCATCGTCTCCCGGCTGGTGGCGGACGCGACCGACCGTGCCGAGCGGGCCTCCTACGAGACGCTGGCGGAGGCGGTCGGCGAGAGCGCGGTCCAGCGGACGCTGGCCGACGCCCGCTGGCAGTCCTGA
- a CDS encoding DEAD/DEAH box helicase, with protein MSDGEMRESRGEDGAFGRLGAEVRSALSERGFETPTEPQRRAIPPLVEGRDTLVVAPTGTGKTETAMLPVFDSLACEERFGIGALYITPLRALNRDMRDRLEWWGETLGLEVDVRHGDTTDYRRQQQANDPPDVLVTTPETLQAMLTGEKLRVALEDVEHVVVDEVHELAVSKRGAQLTVGLERLRELAGPFQRVGLSATVGDPAEVGRFLTGDRGCEIAEVDVGSRLEVDVLAPEVTETDEALASELMTDAEVASHVRAIDDLVTDHEATLIFVNTRQTAEALGSRLKEYGTDVGIHHGSLARETRVDVESRFKDGELSALLCTSSMELGIDVGHVDHVVQYNSPRQVTRLLQRVGRAGHRRDLVSSGTVVTSHPDDVLESVAIARQARSGEVEPAAIHDGSLDTVANQVVGLVMDFGEVSAMRAYEVITRAYPFRDLDTAEFREVVRELAGNRVVWLEEEEDSIQKRSGTWQYFYQNLSMIPDETTYDVEDVASGSRVGTLDERFVVNFAAPGEVFIQRGEMWRITEIDEEEETVTVSPIEDPAGEVPSWTGQEIPVPQSVAREVGEIRRVAGAQLEGAGVGAGVDAVARDLTRRYAVDEDTVATGLSQLAEHAPAHPVPTDSRVVVEHTGRAIVVNACFGHTVNETLGRVLSALLGQRTGTSVAMEVDPYRVELEVPSGVSATDVVELLETTDPDHVHGVVDLALKHADSLKFKLAQVAAKFGALKRWRSYGRPFGKDRLLEALEDTPVYDEAVREIRHEELDVAGAADVLRRVQSGALAVEVVGEHTPIGTGGRSSGRELLTPENADASVIDTVRERIQNDRVILFCLHCQGWEHTRKVGRVRDQPECPECGSTQVAALNPWDEETVAAVRADDKDDEQEKATERAYRAASLVQSHGKQAVVALAARGVGPHNAARIINRLREDEEQFYRDILEREREYARTRSFW; from the coding sequence ATGAGCGACGGGGAGATGCGCGAGAGCCGCGGGGAGGACGGCGCTTTCGGCAGGCTCGGTGCGGAGGTGCGTTCGGCCCTCTCCGAGCGGGGCTTCGAGACGCCAACGGAGCCCCAGCGCCGCGCCATCCCCCCGCTGGTCGAGGGCCGGGACACCCTGGTGGTTGCGCCCACCGGAACCGGGAAGACCGAGACCGCGATGCTCCCCGTCTTCGATTCGCTCGCTTGCGAAGAGCGGTTCGGTATCGGCGCGCTGTACATCACGCCGCTGCGCGCACTCAACCGCGACATGCGCGACCGGCTGGAGTGGTGGGGCGAGACCCTGGGTCTGGAGGTCGACGTCCGCCACGGCGACACCACCGACTACCGGCGCCAGCAGCAGGCGAACGACCCGCCCGACGTGCTGGTCACGACCCCCGAGACCCTCCAGGCGATGCTCACCGGCGAGAAGCTCCGGGTCGCCCTGGAGGACGTCGAGCACGTCGTCGTCGACGAGGTGCACGAACTGGCGGTCTCCAAGCGCGGCGCCCAGCTGACGGTCGGGCTGGAGCGGCTGCGGGAACTCGCGGGCCCCTTCCAGCGCGTCGGCCTGTCGGCGACCGTCGGCGACCCCGCAGAGGTCGGCCGCTTCCTGACCGGCGACCGCGGCTGTGAAATCGCCGAGGTCGACGTCGGCAGCCGCCTGGAGGTCGACGTCCTGGCGCCGGAGGTGACGGAGACTGACGAGGCACTGGCGAGTGAGTTGATGACCGACGCCGAGGTGGCGAGTCACGTCCGGGCGATCGACGACCTGGTGACCGACCACGAAGCAACCCTGATATTCGTCAACACTCGACAGACCGCGGAGGCACTGGGCTCCCGGCTCAAGGAGTACGGCACGGACGTGGGTATCCACCACGGCTCGCTGGCCCGCGAGACCCGCGTCGACGTGGAGTCGCGGTTCAAGGACGGCGAACTGTCGGCGCTGTTGTGTACCTCCTCGATGGAGCTGGGGATCGACGTGGGCCACGTCGACCACGTGGTCCAGTACAACAGCCCCCGGCAGGTGACCCGTCTGCTCCAGCGTGTCGGGCGGGCGGGCCACCGCCGGGATCTCGTCTCCTCGGGGACGGTCGTGACCAGCCACCCCGACGACGTGCTCGAGTCGGTGGCCATCGCCCGCCAGGCTCGCAGCGGTGAGGTCGAGCCCGCGGCCATCCACGACGGCTCGCTGGATACCGTCGCCAACCAGGTCGTGGGCCTGGTGATGGACTTCGGCGAGGTGTCGGCGATGCGGGCCTACGAGGTGATCACCCGCGCGTACCCGTTCCGTGACCTCGACACTGCGGAGTTCCGGGAGGTCGTCCGCGAGCTCGCGGGCAACCGCGTCGTCTGGCTCGAAGAGGAGGAAGACAGCATCCAGAAGCGGAGCGGTACCTGGCAGTACTTCTATCAGAACCTCTCGATGATCCCCGACGAGACCACCTACGACGTCGAGGACGTGGCCAGCGGCTCGCGGGTCGGGACGCTGGACGAGCGCTTCGTCGTCAACTTCGCGGCCCCGGGCGAGGTGTTCATCCAGCGCGGGGAGATGTGGCGGATCACCGAGATCGACGAGGAGGAGGAGACGGTGACGGTCTCGCCCATCGAGGACCCCGCCGGCGAGGTCCCCTCCTGGACCGGCCAGGAGATCCCAGTCCCACAGTCGGTGGCCCGGGAGGTCGGGGAGATCCGTCGCGTGGCGGGCGCGCAGCTGGAGGGTGCAGGGGTCGGAGCCGGCGTGGATGCTGTCGCACGTGACCTCACGCGCCGCTACGCGGTCGACGAGGACACCGTCGCGACCGGCCTCTCACAGCTCGCCGAGCACGCACCCGCTCACCCGGTCCCGACGGACAGCCGGGTCGTCGTCGAGCACACCGGGCGGGCAATCGTGGTCAACGCCTGTTTCGGTCACACGGTCAACGAGACGCTGGGTCGGGTGCTCTCGGCGCTGCTGGGCCAGCGGACCGGCACCAGCGTCGCCATGGAGGTCGACCCCTACCGCGTGGAACTGGAGGTGCCAAGCGGCGTCTCGGCGACTGACGTGGTCGAGTTGCTGGAGACGACCGACCCCGACCACGTCCACGGGGTCGTCGACCTGGCGCTGAAACACGCCGACTCGCTGAAGTTCAAGCTCGCCCAGGTGGCCGCGAAGTTCGGCGCCCTGAAGCGGTGGCGCTCCTACGGGCGCCCCTTCGGCAAGGACCGTCTGCTGGAGGCCCTGGAGGACACGCCGGTCTACGACGAGGCCGTCCGCGAGATCCGCCACGAGGAACTGGACGTCGCGGGCGCGGCCGACGTCCTCCGGCGGGTCCAGTCGGGCGCGCTGGCCGTCGAGGTGGTCGGCGAGCACACCCCCATCGGCACCGGCGGGCGCTCCTCCGGCCGCGAACTGCTGACTCCCGAGAACGCCGATGCGAGCGTTATCGACACGGTCAGGGAGCGCATCCAGAACGACCGCGTGATCCTCTTCTGTCTGCACTGCCAGGGGTGGGAGCACACCCGGAAGGTCGGCCGGGTCCGCGACCAGCCGGAGTGCCCGGAGTGTGGCTCGACGCAGGTCGCCGCGCTCAACCCCTGGGACGAGGAGACCGTCGCGGCAGTCAGGGCCGACGACAAGGACGACGAGCAGGAGAAAGCCACCGAGCGCGCCTACCGGGCGGCGAGTCTTGTCCAGAGCCACGGCAAGCAAGCCGTGGTCGCGCTGGCAGCACGGGGCGTCGGTCCGCACAACGCCGCCCGGATCATCAATCGCCTCCGCGAGGACGAGGAGCAGTTCTACCGCGACATCCTCGAGCGCGAACGGGAGTACGCCCGCACGCGGTCGTTCTGGTAA
- a CDS encoding Single-stranded DNA binding protein — protein sequence MNLEEHAEELASDLGVDKEEVKRDLENLVEYSVPVDEAKGNLRRKYGDGGGGDATPASKDVADVETGDSNVSVTAVVLTVGKRSIRYQGEDQVIYEGQLADGTGRIDFTSWVEFEYEPGDTLRLGNAGVREWEGDPELNIGQETSVETVDESLDIGADEVGGDRGLAKLAPGDRGVNVEVTPIEVESKVIDGRDGETEILSGVLADETARLPFTDWDPHPEVEEGASVRVENAYVREFRGAPSVNISEFSTVRALERTVEATESAPSLDIGEAVDSGGLFDVEVTGNVVGVRDGSGLVERCPECGRVTQGGQCRQHGAVDVEDDLRTKLIFDDGTGTLTVVLDDELTAEVYGGGLDEAREHARDAMDREVVADAIRETLVGREFRTRGSLSVDDFGATLDASEFAETDGDPAARAEALLAEVGE from the coding sequence ATGAACCTAGAGGAGCATGCCGAGGAGCTCGCCTCCGACCTCGGCGTCGACAAAGAGGAGGTCAAACGCGACCTGGAGAACCTGGTGGAGTACAGCGTCCCTGTCGACGAGGCGAAGGGGAACCTCCGCCGGAAGTACGGCGACGGCGGTGGCGGCGACGCCACCCCCGCGAGCAAGGACGTCGCCGACGTCGAGACGGGCGACTCGAACGTCTCGGTCACCGCGGTCGTGCTCACGGTCGGAAAGCGGTCGATCCGCTACCAGGGCGAAGACCAGGTGATCTACGAGGGACAGCTTGCCGACGGGACCGGCCGGATCGACTTCACCTCGTGGGTCGAGTTCGAGTACGAACCCGGCGACACGCTCCGGCTCGGCAACGCCGGCGTCCGCGAGTGGGAGGGCGACCCCGAACTCAATATCGGTCAGGAAACCAGCGTCGAGACTGTCGACGAGTCCCTCGACATCGGCGCGGACGAGGTCGGCGGCGACAGGGGTCTGGCGAAGCTGGCACCGGGGGACCGCGGCGTCAACGTCGAAGTCACGCCCATAGAGGTCGAGTCGAAGGTCATCGACGGCCGTGACGGCGAGACGGAGATCCTCAGCGGCGTCCTCGCCGACGAGACCGCCCGGCTGCCCTTCACCGACTGGGACCCGCATCCCGAGGTCGAGGAAGGCGCGTCCGTGCGGGTCGAGAACGCCTACGTCCGGGAGTTCCGTGGCGCTCCATCGGTCAACATCTCCGAGTTCTCGACAGTCCGCGCGCTCGAGCGGACCGTTGAGGCGACGGAGTCCGCCCCCAGCCTCGACATCGGCGAGGCCGTCGACTCCGGCGGCCTCTTCGACGTGGAGGTGACCGGCAACGTCGTCGGCGTCCGCGACGGCTCCGGGCTGGTCGAGCGCTGCCCGGAGTGTGGCCGGGTCACGCAGGGAGGCCAGTGCCGCCAGCACGGCGCGGTCGACGTCGAGGACGACCTCCGGACGAAGCTCATCTTCGACGACGGGACCGGGACGCTGACAGTCGTCCTCGACGACGAACTGACCGCCGAGGTCTACGGCGGGGGCCTCGACGAGGCCCGCGAACACGCCCGCGACGCGATGGACCGCGAGGTCGTGGCCGACGCGATCCGCGAGACGCTCGTCGGTCGTGAGTTCCGGACACGGGGCTCGCTCAGCGTCGACGACTTCGGGGCGACACTCGACGCCTCGGAGTTCGCCGAAACCGACGGCGACCCCGCGGCCCGCGCCGAGGCGCTACTCGCGGAGGTGGGCGAATGA
- a CDS encoding DUF433 domain-containing protein gives MASIVRDDDVRSGEPRIEGTRVAVLDVKRRVIDGGEDPHVVAGEYDVAMADLFRALAYYYDHRDEFESREREAAAARREGEQATKELLDSERREVERSERAD, from the coding sequence ATGGCCAGTATCGTACGTGACGACGACGTTCGCTCCGGCGAGCCCCGGATCGAGGGGACCCGGGTCGCAGTGCTCGACGTCAAGCGCCGCGTCATCGACGGCGGCGAGGACCCTCACGTCGTCGCGGGCGAGTACGATGTCGCGATGGCCGACCTGTTCCGCGCCCTTGCCTACTACTACGACCACCGCGACGAGTTCGAATCCCGGGAGCGAGAGGCTGCGGCCGCCCGCCGGGAGGGCGAACAGGCGACGAAAGAGCTTCTCGATAGCGAGCGCAGGGAAGTCGAACGGAGCGAGCGGGCCGATTGA
- a CDS encoding halocyanin domain-containing protein, which yields MNDQTSGRSVERRTVLGGLGSLAAAGLLAGCTTETDGGDESPEDAGGDGGSGDGGGSQDTPTADGSSEPEFDQATVDEYLSDVGNYDGTVVDERGSSSVTVAVGTEGNGGNYAFSPPAVVVDAGTTVQFEWTGQGQQHNVVHEGGDYESELYAEAGTHFERTFDSTGVSRYFCRPHKGLGMKGVVVVV from the coding sequence ATGAATGACCAGACCTCAGGTCGCTCGGTAGAGAGACGGACAGTGCTCGGTGGGCTCGGAAGTCTCGCAGCCGCGGGCCTTCTCGCCGGCTGTACCACCGAGACAGACGGCGGTGACGAGTCGCCCGAGGACGCCGGTGGCGACGGCGGCAGCGGCGACGGTGGCGGCAGCCAGGATACGCCGACAGCGGACGGGAGTTCGGAGCCGGAGTTCGACCAGGCGACCGTCGACGAGTACCTCTCGGACGTCGGAAACTACGACGGGACGGTCGTCGACGAGCGAGGCTCCTCGTCGGTGACGGTCGCAGTCGGCACGGAGGGCAACGGCGGGAACTACGCCTTCTCCCCGCCGGCGGTCGTCGTCGATGCCGGCACGACCGTCCAGTTCGAGTGGACCGGGCAGGGCCAGCAACACAACGTCGTCCACGAGGGCGGCGACTACGAGAGCGAACTCTACGCCGAAGCCGGCACCCACTTCGAGCGGACCTTCGACTCGACGGGAGTCTCGCGCTACTTCTGCCGGCCGCACAAGGGCCTCGGTATGAAAGGCGTCGTCGTGGTCGTCTAG
- a CDS encoding helix-turn-helix domain-containing protein, giving the protein MPGIRTELVFDDAEGCPVAEATDAVPGPVTDITWDRDESGTVTEQVTASDDIDEAGAFDPVFDYGSRRVYEFERESDGCICEVVQEEVGPVSDVHVEDGSLHLTLHLQDLSDLRERLEEFRERFGAVHIEYLVQGREDEEEAEVVPVDVRRLTDRQREVVETAYEMGYFEYPRESNATEVAAALDIRPSTFTEHLTAAQGKLLGELVES; this is encoded by the coding sequence ATGCCTGGTATCCGAACCGAGCTGGTCTTCGACGACGCCGAGGGGTGCCCGGTGGCCGAGGCGACGGACGCGGTCCCCGGACCGGTCACGGACATCACCTGGGACAGAGACGAGAGCGGCACCGTCACCGAACAGGTGACTGCCAGCGACGACATCGACGAGGCGGGGGCGTTCGACCCGGTCTTCGATTACGGGAGCCGCCGGGTCTACGAGTTCGAGCGCGAGTCCGACGGCTGTATCTGCGAGGTCGTTCAGGAGGAGGTCGGGCCGGTGTCGGACGTCCACGTCGAGGACGGGTCACTGCACCTCACGCTTCACCTCCAGGACCTGAGTGACCTCCGCGAGCGGCTCGAGGAGTTCCGCGAGCGGTTCGGCGCGGTCCACATCGAATATCTCGTCCAGGGACGGGAGGACGAGGAGGAGGCGGAGGTCGTCCCAGTGGACGTCCGACGGCTCACCGACCGACAGCGCGAGGTCGTCGAGACGGCCTACGAGATGGGCTACTTCGAGTACCCGCGCGAGTCGAACGCGACCGAGGTGGCGGCGGCGCTCGACATTCGGCCCTCGACGTTCACCGAGCACCTGACGGCGGCCCAGGGCAAGCTGCTCGGTGAACTCGTCGAGTCGTAA
- a CDS encoding transporter, translated as MATGTQPTGGRNDLPLWRGAAGGALAFLLGYLATFLVQSSDLPEGLGSLADALATVGVSPPAGWQVVGWYFLGAHNVGIDVSTSVAGQSGSGTVLGDLGVLQMVVPVLLLVLAGFLVARTAAPRDATEGAKAGLTVVPGYLVLAVVLALASSWSFSESAAGVSASASIAPELLPAVLLAGVLYPAVFGALGGAAAGGTGG; from the coding sequence ATGGCAACCGGAACACAGCCGACGGGCGGACGCAACGACCTGCCGCTGTGGCGGGGCGCGGCCGGCGGCGCGCTGGCCTTCCTTCTCGGGTATCTGGCGACCTTCCTGGTCCAGTCCAGCGACCTCCCCGAGGGCCTCGGGTCGCTCGCCGACGCGCTGGCCACGGTCGGCGTCTCCCCGCCCGCGGGCTGGCAGGTCGTCGGCTGGTACTTCCTCGGGGCCCACAACGTCGGCATCGACGTCTCGACGTCGGTAGCCGGCCAGTCCGGCTCCGGAACCGTCCTGGGCGACCTGGGGGTCCTCCAGATGGTGGTCCCGGTCCTCTTGCTCGTACTCGCGGGTTTTCTCGTCGCCCGGACCGCCGCTCCCCGGGACGCGACCGAGGGCGCCAAGGCCGGGCTGACCGTGGTGCCGGGTTACCTGGTTCTCGCAGTCGTCCTCGCGCTGGCCTCGTCGTGGTCGTTCAGCGAGAGCGCCGCAGGGGTGTCGGCGAGCGCGAGCATCGCGCCGGAGCTCCTGCCGGCCGTCCTGCTCGCGGGGGTGCTCTACCCGGCCGTCTTCGGTGCGCTCGGCGGGGCCGCCGCCGGCGGGACCGGCGGCTGA
- a CDS encoding metallophosphoesterase gives MAAVEPVPGAPAAVVTTAGERLLVVADYHAGIEAVLRSEGVELDSGAPRRRERLLGLVAETGADRLVVLGDLTHAVGDPWGAEREELAALFDALGAPTLLVKGNHDGEIEPVIEDLAVDVTVAPAAGTRVGAVGFAHGHTWPSPEVLAAETVCTAHEHPVVRLEDEVGGGRRERVWLRGRLAPAPFREHHGEGTEVGEELVVFPAFNDTSGGTWVNVAGQDFLSPFLPEGLADGQAYLLDGTRLGRYDRV, from the coding sequence ATGGCGGCCGTCGAGCCGGTCCCCGGCGCGCCCGCAGCGGTCGTCACGACCGCGGGCGAGCGCCTGCTCGTCGTCGCGGACTACCACGCCGGCATCGAGGCGGTGTTGCGAAGCGAGGGTGTCGAACTCGACAGCGGCGCGCCCCGGCGCCGCGAGCGCCTGCTCGGGCTCGTCGCCGAGACCGGCGCCGACCGGCTGGTCGTGCTCGGCGACCTGACCCACGCCGTCGGCGACCCGTGGGGCGCCGAGCGGGAGGAACTCGCGGCGCTCTTCGACGCTCTGGGGGCCCCCACGCTGCTCGTCAAAGGCAACCACGACGGCGAGATAGAGCCGGTCATCGAAGACCTCGCGGTGGACGTGACCGTCGCGCCGGCGGCCGGCACGCGCGTGGGAGCTGTCGGCTTCGCTCACGGTCACACCTGGCCCAGCCCCGAGGTGCTGGCCGCCGAGACGGTCTGTACGGCCCACGAGCATCCGGTGGTGCGCCTGGAGGACGAGGTCGGCGGCGGCCGCAGGGAGCGGGTCTGGCTGCGGGGCCGACTCGCCCCCGCGCCGTTCCGCGAGCACCACGGCGAGGGAACCGAGGTGGGCGAGGAACTCGTGGTCTTCCCGGCGTTCAACGACACCTCCGGCGGCACGTGGGTCAACGTCGCCGGCCAGGACTTCCTGTCGCCGTTTCTTCCCGAGGGGCTGGCTGACGGGCAGGCCTACCTCCTCGACGGGACGCGGCTGGGTCGGTACGACCGGGTGTAA